In Diaphorobacter ruginosibacter, the genomic stretch CGAAAAGCTGGACCTGGAGACGGCCACCATCGTCTGCGGCTGCGGTGGGGGCGATGCCGTCAGGACCGTCCTCCCGCAGATCCTGAAGACCGCCCGTCGACTGGTGCTCGATGCAGATGCCCTCAACGCGATCGCGACCGATGCCGGCATGCAGGCATTGCTTGCACAACGCGCGCGCCATGCGAGCTTCGTCACCGCCATGACGCCCCATCCGCTGGAGGCCGCGCGGCTGCTCGGCAGCGATACGCGCACCGTGCAATCCGACCGCATCGCCGCCGCGCGCGAGCTTGCAGAGCGCCATGGCTGCATCGCCGTGCTCAAGGGCTCGGGCAGCATCATCACGGCGCCGGGCGAGACCCCCTTCATCAATCCAACAGGCAATGCACGCCTTGCCACAGGCGGCACCGGCGATGTGCTGGCGGGATTGCTGGGCGCAAGAATCGCGGCCCTCGACAACACGCAGGATGGCCTGGCCCGGCGGGCCTTCCTCGCCGCTTGCCAGGCCTGCTGGCAGCATGGCCGGGCGGCCGAAGACGATCTTTTCTCCCGGGGCCTCACTGCATCCGGCCTGGCCCGGGCACTTTCACCGATGTGACATCCGCCCAACGCGAATTGCAAGCAAGGGTGAACTCGAACGTTCGCAACGCGGAATAGCCCTCGTCCGACAACATTTCTCCCAGATCGAATGCTCCAATAGAGTCAGCTTGTCAACCCCGATAAGCACTCACACGTTGATTACCTGCAAACCATCTTTTTCCGAGGACCCTGTCATGAACCGCAACATCCGCCAAGGATCGCGCGCACTGGCAGCCTTCACGGTAACGGTAGCTTTGGCTGTAGCGGCCACTGCCATGACACTGATTCCCGATGAGGCTGTGCAGTCCGTCGATTCGTTGATCACAGCAAACACGCAACTGGACAAACTGCTGAGCGCAGAATTGTTCAATTGAGCTTCTGACGACTCCGTCGCAAGGGGTTCTGGCGGGCGAATCTCACGCCGCCCGCCGACTCCTGATCGCCGATCTTTCACACCTTCACATCAAGGCCTCTTTTCAGGGGCCTTTTCATTTTTTGCGCTGCCGTCGCCTTTCATATCCCCGGCCTGAACAGGCTGCCCCTGTGTCCGGACCAGCGCCATGCGGCGCTTGATGGAGGCCTCGAGCGCCTCGTCCCCGAGGGTACGCGCCCGCTCGGCGCGCAAGCTCAGCCAGCCCAGCAGCGCCCTGCTCCACCCCTGGGCCGATGCCACATCGCCTGCCTTCACCAACGTCTCCGGCGTGGCCCGCCCGGCACGCAGCGCGGCACCCGAAGCCACCAGCAACGACAGCGGATCGGCGATCTCTGCGATCGCACCCACGTTCGTCGCCGCTTTGCGCTGGGCCTCGGGCAGCAGCGCGACCTGTTGCGCGGTGAGCCCGCGTCCGGCCAGATAGTCGGCATAGGCCAGGAGCTCGGCCGGCTGCACGTCGGCGCGCAAGGCCTCGAAGGCCGGGCAATCCAGCACCTCCGCACTGGCCGCCTGCGCAGCGCAGCGGTTGAGCTCCACCTTCGCCAGCACATCGGGGCGACCCGTGCGCGCGGCCTCGCTGCGCGCCGCACGCCACTCCTGATCCGCCACCCGGCTCCTGCCGGAGAGATAGGCATCGCTTGCGCGCTGCACCGAGCCGAAGGCGTTGACCTGCCAGTCGGGCACGGGGGGCTTGTCAGCGCATGCCCCCAGCATCAATGCGCCGCCGAGCACCGCCAAGCGCGCCAGCTGCCGGGACATGCAAAACCTCATAGGAACACGGGAAGACCCGGCGACGGCAACAGCGGTTCTGTTCATGGCAGTTTCAGCTCCGAATCCTTGGCGAACGGCCATTTGCGGTTGATGTCGGCAAGCAGCGACTCCACCTTGCGCAGATTGGCCTCGACCTCTCCGCGCAACGCACCCAGATCGGTCGTCGCCTCGCGGGCGTTGGCCCCCACGGCCTGCGCCTCCACCAGTACCGCATCGATCTTGGTGAGACTCTGGCGCGTGTCCGCCAACAACCCGTTGAGCTGCACCACGGCACCACGAACATCCGCCACCAGCCCCGCGTCCTTGCCCGCGCCGAACACCTGCCTGTCGGCCTTGCCGACCATGCCGTCAAGGCGCACCAGCAACTGGTTCACGCGGTCGAGCGCGGCGGCCAGCTTCTTCGCATCCGCCTCGTTTCCGGTCAGCACCTTGATCGCGCCTCCCGGGCCGTTGAGGCTGTCGGTCAGCGTGCGCACGTTCTCGACCACGCCGCCCAGCGCCGAGCCCTGGCTGGTCATGGCGTTCAGGTTGTCCAGCAACTCGCGTGCGGACGACATGAGCTGGGGGATCTCCGCCGTGGCATCGCCACGCAGCACCGGGCGCATGGCTCCGTCCTCGAGCTGCGGGTCGGTCAGGATGCCGCTGTAGGCCTTGATCGACGTGCCGCCGACGATGCCGCTCACCAAGGTGAACACGCTGGTCGCGCGCAGCCAATGCGCATCCTTCTTCGGCACGTCGATGAGGATGTGCACCTCGGCGTTGTCCGCCAGTTCGATGCGTCGCACCCGGCCGATCGGAAAGCCCTGGAACGTCATGTCCATGCCCACCGACACGCCCTGCGAATCATCGGCCGTGAGAATCAGGCGCTGCGTGGGCTCGAATACGCCGCGCGCATACATCAGGTAGACGACGGCGCCCACGATGAGCGCCGCCGTGAACAGCAGCATTGCCACGGCCTTGCGCTCCAGATGCGCGACCGGCCGCAGCAGCTCCTCGCTTTCCAGCAGGGGCCTTTGCCTGGTTGTCGGTTCGTTCTCTGGATCATTCATCCTGTTGTACCCAGTGTGGTTTCAGTTCAGTAATAGTTGACCACCAGCGATGCGGCCTCGATGAGCAGCAACACGGCGAACATCCGCGCCAGCCCGCCCAGCTCGGAATCCAGCCTGCGCGGCCCGCCGGCCAATGGGGTCCTGGCATCCGCATACAACCCCTCGGCCATTGGAATGAGCGCAATCGCCAGGCTGAAGCACACGGTCTTGAAGGCGAAGATCGCTGTGACCTGCGGCGAGAACACATGGCCGAACATGCGCGTGTAGATGGGCAGCCCCGCCACGCTCAATCCATAGACTCCCACATAGGCCATCACCAGCGCCACCACGCAGGACAGCGCCGCCAGCGTCACGCTGGCATAGATGCCCGCCACCACGCGCGGCAGCAACTCGACGCGGATGGGGTCCGCGCCATGACCGCGCAGCCGCTCGAAATGCCCCGATTGCTGCATCAGCGCCAGCCTGGTGCCGTTGGGAATCGTGGCACGCATGGCCACGAACAACGCCGCGGTAAGCGGGATCAGCTCCAGCACCAGCACGCGGATCACCATCTCCATCGCATAGCGCGACAGTCCATAGCTCTGCGCCGTCACCACGACGATGCGCGTGATCACCAGGCTCAGCAGCGCCGCAAGCAAGGTATGACCGACAAGGATCGGGGCGGTCTCCATGTACATGTGCCGCGCCAGGCGCCAGCGCGTGGCGCGGTTGTAGCTGGAGGGCGAGAGCATCAGCACCAGCACCACCGCGCCCAGGTAGATGATGCGCCACCAGGCCACGGCCCAGCGCCGCAGCATGTTCCACGTGCGGTGCGGCAGATCGACGATGCCCTGTGCTGCACTCATGGATCGATCATAGCGGGGCGGACGCACCTTCCGGCGTCAGACATGACGCTTGTGCGCCGGCTGCGGAGCAGGCACGGGCTCGGCATCGGCACGCTCATGCAGAGCGTCGATCACCTGGCAATGGCCGCCGGTGCCGTCGCAGCGGCCGCGCAGCGACAGCAGTTCATGCTCCAGCGTCTGCAGTTCGGCAAGGCGCGTGCGTACATGCACCAGGTGCTCGTCGAGCGTGGCGCAGGCGGCGTGGGCATCGCTTTCGGATCCCGCATCGAGCGCGAGCAGAGTGCGCACCTCGCCCAGCGACATGTCCATCGCCCGGCACAGGCGCACGAAGCGCAGCCGGTGGATTTCCTCATCGCTGTAGAGCCGGTACAGGTTGCCCCCACGCGCCTGCTCGGGCAACAGCCCCTCTTTCTCGTAGTAGCGAATGCTGGCCGCGGGAATGCCCGAGAGGCGGGCGGCATCTCCGATACGGTATTGTGGGCTTTGCTGGGACATCGCTTGACCTTCAAGTGACTTCAAGGTTTCCAATCATGGCATGAGCCAAATGACCCCACTCCCCAAGCCACTGGAACCCCTGGATCACAACCATGGTCATGATCACGCGCACGACCATGGCAAGGACCACGGGCACGACCACGCCCAGCCCGCCCGGAAGGCACGGGCTGCACCGCCCGCCATCGGCTGCGGCGCCTGCTGCGGGGGCCTGCGCAGGCTTCGCACGCGCACGGTAACGAAGACGGCGGCGACGACCACGCCGGCCATGACCACGGCGTGCTGCCCGGCTGGCCGCGCATCTTCGCAGCGCTTGCCGTGGCCCTCGGTGCAGAGGTCAGCCACTGGTTCCAGCTCGAGTATGTGGGCATGGCGCTCGCGGTTCTCGCCATTGCGCTGTCGGGCCTGGGTGTCTACAAGGCCGGCATCCAGAGCCTGCTGAAGCTCAAGCTCGGCATCCATGCACTCATGGCCGTGGCGGTCACGGGCGCCTTCATCATCGGCCAATGGCCCGAAGCGGCCATGGTGATGGCGCTCTATGCCGCGGCGGAACGCATCGAGGATCAGGCGATGGACAAGGCACGCAACGCCATCCGCAGCCTGCTCAACCTGGCCCCCGAAACGGCCGACGTGCTGCTGGCCGACGGTACCGTGCAGAAGTTGCCCGTGGAACAGGTCAGCCTCGGCGCGCTGGTACGCGTGGCACCCGGCGCACGCGTGCCGCTCGATGGCAAGGTCACCCAGGGCGAGAGCACGGTCGACCAGGCACCCATCACCGGCGAAAGCAAGCTCGCCGACAAGGCCGTCGGCGACGACCTGTATGCCGGCAGCGTCAACCAGCACGGCGAGTTGCAGATGCAGGTCACCTCACCGCCCGACAACACGCTGCTCGCACGCATCGTTCACGCCGTGGAGGAGGCCCAGGCCTCGCGCGCACCGACCCAGCGTTTCGTGGACCGCTTCGCACAGGTCTACACGCCCATCGTCTTCGTGCTCGCCGTACTGCTGGCCGTGCTGGCACCGTTCGTGATGGGCTGGACCTGGCACCAGTCCGTCTACCAGGCTCTGGCGCTGCTCGTGATCGCGTGCCCTTGTGCCCTCGTGATTTCCACGCCCGTGACCGTGGTGAGCGCCCTGACCGCCGCCGCCAAGCGCGGCATCCTGATCAAGGGCGGCAGCGCGCTCGAAGAGGCACGCAACATCAAGGTGATCGCGCTCGACAAGACCGGCACGCTCACCACCGGCAGCCCCACGCTCGTGCAGTGGCAGGCCCTGGCCGCTGGCGATGACGCGGACGCCGCGCACATCGCATGGCAGCTCGCCAGCCGCTCGGACCACCCCGTCTCGCGCGCCATTGCAGCGGGTCTTGCCAAGACCCTGCCCGCCAACCTGGAGAACACCGTGCAGGATCTCAAGGCGCTGCCCGGGCGCGGCGTGGAAGGCCAGGTGAACGGCACACGCCATGTCCTGGCGAACCTGCGCATGATCCGCGAGATGGGCCTGGCCACCCCCGAACTGGAAAAGCAGCTCGTCGAGCAGGAAACCCAGGGGCGCACCGTCACCCTGCTGGCCGATGCGCGATCGGTACGCGCGCTGTTCGCCGTGGCCGATCCGCTGCGCAGCACCTCGCGCGAGGCGGTGGAACAGCTCAGGGCCGTAGGCGTCGAACCCATCGTGCTGAGCGGCGACAACACCGCCACCGTCCGTGCCGTGGCGGCCGAGGCCGGTATCGAAGACGCGCGCGGCAGCCTGCTGCCGCAGGACAAGCTCGACCTGCTCGCCACCTTCCAGAAGACCAAGGGCCCCACCGCCATGACCGGCGACGGCATCAACGACGCTCCGGCGCTCGCCAAGGCCGACGTGGGCTTCGCCATGGGCGGTGCACACTCCACCGGCATGGCCATGGAAACCGCCTCCGTCGTCCTCATGAACGACGATCTGCGCCGCATCCCGGACACCGTGCGCCTGTCGCGCTCCGCGCACAGCATCCTCTGGCAGAACATCAGCCTGGCGCTCGGGATCAAGGTGATCTTCTTCGTGCTCGCACTCATGGGCATGGCCACGATGTGGATGGCCGTGGTGGCCGACATGGGAGTTTCGCTGCTGGTGGTGGCCAATGGGCTGCGGTTGAGGAACTGGGGCGGAAAGTAAGGACTCCGGCCATGGATATGCCGTCGGGTTCGACGCGCCCCGAACGGCACCTGCTCGAAGACAGGGCTGCAGTCCGGGCTAGTGCGGATTCGACGCCCCGCCGGGGCGACGCAATCCGCTCCAACCCAACAGCACAGCAAAGGCCATGAGTAGCGCCATGCTCCAGGCGGAAAGCATGGGTACCGGCTGCAGTGCAGCAGGTGCTGCAGAGATTTGGAGCATGGCATGAGGATCCTGGATGACGCCCGCAACGGAGTTGCCATCACCTGCGTCACCGTCCGTCACGGTATAGGTCACCCGCCCACTGTCGGTATCGCTTTTTCCATGGGCAAACCAGCCGTGCGGACCGTATTTGTAGGCCGTCAGATCTGCCAAGCTGCCTTCAGGATAGTCCACCTGCACGGTCAGGGTACCGCCAGGGCATGTGATGGCCGTGAAGGCCAGAGCCCCCAACGGAGCCGCTGCGTATGCAGGCAACGGACCGGGAGCCTCTCCCCATTGCGGCGCTGCACCCTGCAGTGCGCAGCCGTTCATGTCGCTGGTGATACGCACCCTTTCAGCCTTGCTGCCACCAACCGGTCCGTCGAACAATGGAATATCCAGCACCAACGCCAGGCTGGCATCGGACGTGCCGCCGCGATTGCTGGCTTTGGCGGTCAGCCGGTGCGGCCCGGTGCTCAGGACTTGGGAGAGTAGAAACCGGCCGTCGACTTCAGCGACAACAACACCAAGAGAAATCACCCCATCGAAGACCTCCACCGTGCTTTTCGGTACGGCGGTGCCGACGATGGTGCCGTCATCGGCCGAGATGAGTTGCGGCGGGACGGGCCGGACCAGCGCGGCAACCCGTACGTTCTGCCGTACCTGCAAGGCGGGAGCGTAGCGCACATTGCCTATCTGATCCGCATTGATCGTGCATACGCCCTCCGCCACAAAACGAACCGAATGACTTCCCGGTTCGAGAGTGCACACGTTGCCTGTATCGGCAGCAATTGAAAGAATGACCGGGTTGCCCGACGCGCCGCCGGTGGCGACTACGTCATAGCTGTCACCGACCTGCGCGGCTGAAGGGGCCGCGCTCGTGAAGACGATGACCTGCTCGAGCAGCACGGGGAGCTCTACCTCGAAGCTTTGCGACACGTCCGCTGCCGCAGCAAACTCGGCGTTGCCAGCCTGACTTGCGGTGATCGTGCATGCCCCCAAGGCGATCGGCATCAGTACATTGCCCGCAACAGTGCACACACTCGTCGGCCCCGCTGCAAAGCTCAGCGGCAATCCTGAACTGGCATGGGCTTCGAGCATGAACGGAATGCCCGGCACATGCGAACCGATGATGGGAAA encodes the following:
- a CDS encoding MlaD family protein, which encodes MNDPENEPTTRQRPLLESEELLRPVAHLERKAVAMLLFTAALIVGAVVYLMYARGVFEPTQRLILTADDSQGVSVGMDMTFQGFPIGRVRRIELADNAEVHILIDVPKKDAHWLRATSVFTLVSGIVGGTSIKAYSGILTDPQLEDGAMRPVLRGDATAEIPQLMSSARELLDNLNAMTSQGSALGGVVENVRTLTDSLNGPGGAIKVLTGNEADAKKLAAALDRVNQLLVRLDGMVGKADRQVFGAGKDAGLVADVRGAVVQLNGLLADTRQSLTKIDAVLVEAQAVGANAREATTDLGALRGEVEANLRKVESLLADINRKWPFAKDSELKLP
- a CDS encoding MlaE family ABC transporter permease; protein product: MSAAQGIVDLPHRTWNMLRRWAVAWWRIIYLGAVVLVLMLSPSSYNRATRWRLARHMYMETAPILVGHTLLAALLSLVITRIVVVTAQSYGLSRYAMEMVIRVLVLELIPLTAALFVAMRATIPNGTRLALMQQSGHFERLRGHGADPIRVELLPRVVAGIYASVTLAALSCVVALVMAYVGVYGLSVAGLPIYTRMFGHVFSPQVTAIFAFKTVCFSLAIALIPMAEGLYADARTPLAGGPRRLDSELGGLARMFAVLLLIEAASLVVNYY
- a CDS encoding Cd(II)/Pb(II)-responsive transcriptional regulator, which codes for MSQQSPQYRIGDAARLSGIPAASIRYYEKEGLLPEQARGGNLYRLYSDEEIHRLRFVRLCRAMDMSLGEVRTLLALDAGSESDAHAACATLDEHLVHVRTRLAELQTLEHELLSLRGRCDGTGGHCQVIDALHERADAEPVPAPQPAHKRHV